The Lutra lutra chromosome 15, mLutLut1.2, whole genome shotgun sequence genome includes a region encoding these proteins:
- the LOC125085550 gene encoding translation initiation factor IF-2-like has translation MGSRLYKGAGGQGSSRSKARDAETRRGRAVPGVEAGAQDRSQIMQSLVRHIQDFGLYPKSSAKSFRQWSASPGLGAPPPEQPPQQQAGGGRRAARGLGRGAAPARLRPTVPAPRGAGSRWLPSAPGVRPARASRAGFRPRGGPGGGESRGDPAGRAGPPRARAGRRGVPSARSARPPPQHLALADPGPRGRDTSRGAAARKEGPGGRRRPGGSRRQGSPAPAGAQERRLPGFPPNPKLFQPTQACSSRVSAAGGAVRERLGTHTRPPTRGRRSRGRASGSPRKRPLRFPLPLGLQLRYCCGLKKVKHNPIDANSFSGSTTSPNPGPQRSGRGWRKARYFGGGGQQHPSGGAHAAWRTPCRAPRGRAEWLDYVSNSPPCAHHHLLIS, from the exons ATGGGCAGCCGCCTGTATAAGGGCGCTGGCGGGCAGGGAAGTAGCAGGAGTAAGGCCAGGGACGCGGAGACGCGAAGAGGACGGGCAGTTCCAGGAGTtgaggctggagcccaggacagGAGCCAGATTATGCAGAGTCTTGTCAGGCACATTCAGGATTTTGGACTTTATCCTAAGAGCAGTGCGAAGAGTTTTAGGCA GTGGAGCGCGTCCCCGGGTCTGGGCGCGCCGCCGCCGGAACAGCCCCCGCAGCAACAGGCggggggcgggcggcgggcggcgcgggggTTGGGCCGCGGGGCAGCTCCGGCCCGGCTGCGTCCGACGGTCCCTGCCCCGCGCGGCGCGGGGAGCAGGTGGCTGCCCTCTGCGCCCGGCGTGCGCCCAGCGCGGGCCAGTCGAGCAGGGTTCCGGCCCCGCGGCGGCCCCGGAGGAGGCGAGAGCCGCGGGGACCCGGCGGGGCGAGCGGGACCCCCGAGGGCCCGAGCCGGCCGGAGGGGCGTGCCCTCTGCTCGGAGCGCCCGGCCGCCGCCGCAGCATCTCGCGCTCGCGGACCCCGGGCCGAGAGGCCGCGACACCTCGCGCGGGGCCGCGGCGAGGAAGGAAGGGccgggagggaggaggagaccgGGAGGAAGCCGCCGGCAGGGCAGCCCCGCTCCCGCGGGGGCCCAGGAGAGGCGACTCCCAGGCTTCCCTCCCAACCCGAAACTTTTCCAACCCACGCAGGCGTGTTCCTCACGGGTTTCGGCGGCCGGAGGCGCCGTCAGGGAGAGGCTCGGCACACACACGCGTCCCCCGACACGCGGGCGGAG GTCCCGAGGGAGAGCGTCCGGGTCTCCCCGAAAGCGTCCCCTCCGCTTCCCTCTGCCCTTGGGTCTCCAGCTTCGTTACTGCTGTGGACTGAAGAAGGTAAAGCACAACCCGATCGATGCGAATAGTTTTTCTGGAAGCACGACCTCCCCAAATCCTGGCCCCCAAAGATCCGGGCGGGGTTGGAGAAAGGCACGTTAtttcgggggaggggggcaacaGCACCCCTCGGGAGGCGCGCACGCGGCCTGGAGGACGCCTTGCCGGGCTCCGCGCGGCCGGGCGGAGTGGCTGGATTATGTAAGTAACAGCCCTCCATGTGCTCACCACCATCTGTTAATATCTTGA